TTGGTTACCAGTTGGCCGTGCCGACTATTGGGTGTTAGCACGTGATCCTGATTATAAGACCGCACTGGTTGGGACACCTGATAAAGACTATTTGTGGTTGTTGGCTCGTTCGCCAAATATCAGTCAAGAAACCTACGCTAAGTATCGTCAAATTGCGCAACAGCAAGGGTATGATTTGAAAGAGTTTAAATTAACACCGCAGACAAACCAAACCACTCGACTGGTGCCATAATTGTTTGTATAAAACTAAGACAGCTTTTTTAAGATAGCCTTCTAATGCCAAAAGGTTGTAATCGGCTAGTACAGAACACATAGAGAAGTGACGCAATGGATTTCTATTTCGTTTTTTCGATGACTGACAAATAATAATAAAACGCCTTATAACACTAGTGGATCGGTTATCACTGGCAAAATAAGGCGTTTTAGGCTAAAATCTACGCGATCTAAATACTCTATTGTCAATAACTTACATTCATTGTGTTTGCTTGATGCACCAGAGTGATTGCTTAGACTATCTATTATTACTTCTTATATTTTTCTTCATACATTATTGATCCCATATTACTGACCATAAGGATGTTTCTCGTGAGCAACGCTGATACCTTACGCCAACTACATCAAGACCATTTAAGCAACTATAATAATCAAGAGCAAAAAGCAATTGAGCTTATTGGGTTACTAAACAAGCTCTATAATGAGCAAGATGTGCAAGTGACCTTGTTCGGTGATACGCTTAATACGACTTCAACTGGTCAGATATTGGCATTGCATCAAAAAACAGCGTTACGTAACCAGACCGCTAAGGCTATCGATATTGCTGATACTCTAGCAATGGTAAAGGCATTAGCTGCTAATGATAGTCTTCAGTCAGCACAAGTGGATGTTGGTCAATTGATTGCTAATGACAGCGATCTACAGACTGCGCTTCAAGCAGTAAACACCGATAGTAATACCGTCAATGCTGCAGCTGATACTGTATTATATGGTTTTGGCCGTATTGGACGTATCCTGACGCGCTTATTATTGTCACAAGCGTCAAGCGCCAAAGGTCTACAGTTAAAAGCCATTGTTGTACGTCCTGCTGCTGCTGGTGATTTGGCGAAACGTGCGTCATTGTTAGAGCGTGATTCGATTCATGGTAGCTTTGCTGGCGGTGTTGTGGTTGATGAGCAAAACAATGGTTTAATCATCAATGGCCGTTTTGTACAAGTTATTTATGCCAATGACCCAAGTGATATCGACTATACGGCATACGGTATCGACAATGCCTTGGTTATCGACAATACAGGTATTTGGAAAGATGAAGCAGGTCTTGGTAAGCACCTACAGTCTACTGGTGTGAAAAAGGTTCTGCTAACTGCCCCTGCTGGTGGTAATATCAAAAACGTTGTTTACAACGTCAATAATGACACGGTTGGAGAAGATACGATTGTCAGTGCTGCTAGCTGTACCACCAATGCGATTACACCTACGTTAAAAGTATTGAATGATGAGTATGGTATCGAAAATGGTCATGTTGAAACGATTCATTCATTTACTAACGATCAAAACCTAATCGATAATTATCATAAGGCTGACCGACGTGGTCGCAGTGCTGTACTTAATATGGTTATTACCAGTACAGGCGCAGCAAAAGCGGTTGGCAAAGCACTACCAGAGTTGAGCGGTAAATTAACAGGCAATGCGATTCGTGTACCAACGCCAAACGTTAGCTTAGCAATTTTGAACCTAAATCTAAAAACTGCACCAAAAAGCGTAGAAGCGTTAAATGAGTTCTTACGCAATATCTCTAACAGCAGCACTTGGCAGACTCAGATTGCTTATACAGATTCTACAGAAGCTGTTTCGACTGACTTTGTTGGTGATACTCATGTAGGCATTGTTGATGCACAAGCCACTATCTTGACGGACAATCATGCTATCGTTTACATCTGGTATGATAACGAAGTAGGGTATAGCACCCAAGTACTACGTTTGGCAACGCAAATGGCAGGCATCAGTTATACTCAGATTCCAGCATAAATTGTCAATATGTTAAAATTCAGATGCGGTAAAATGATATAGTAAGCATAATGCTAAAGCTGTGCTTATTGTTATTGCTAGCAGTAATGTGAGGCAGCATCTGAAATGTCATACCCAAACACCCGATAGTCCGATTGATTATCGGGTGTTATTGTCATAACGGATGGCATATACAAATTTAATGTATGTTGTCGATAGTATGTGAAAGTGACAGCATTCATTTAGAACAATATAGAATATAGTGAAAACCTAAAAATACAGCCGTGGGTTGTACCAGTACATAAACTGGATTGTGAATTAAGGAACGTAAGATGCGATTTATTGATGAAGCCGTCGTAACGGTAAAAGCAGGTGACGGTGGTAATGGAATCGCCAGTTTTCGCCGAGAAAAATATGTGCCGCGCGGTGGACCTGATGGTGGTGATGGCGGCAAAGGCGGAGATGTTTATGTCATTGCAGAAGACAACACAAACACGCTAGTTGACTATCGTTATACACGTCGTCACGATGCGATGCGCGCTGAAAATGGCCATAGTAGAAATTGTTCAGGCAAAGGATCAGATGATCTTTATTTACCCGTACCAGTGGGTACAACTGTGGTTGATACTGAAACTGATGAAGTGTTAGGTGATTTGATTGAAATTGGTCAAACCTTACTGATCGCAAAAGGCGGCGATGGTGGTTTGGGTAATACTCATTTTAAAAGCTCTACTAACCAAGCACCGCGTAAAGCGACGTCTGGTTTTGAAGGTGAGTTAAAAGTCCTTAAGTTTGAGCTAAAAGTGGTGGCTGACGTTGGATTAATTGGCTTGCCCAATGCAGGAAAATCTACTTTTATTCGACAGGTTTCTGCTGCAAGACCGAAGGTGGCAGACTATCCTTTTACCACATTAGTGCCGAATTTAGGCGTGGTCGATATTGGTCGTCATCGCTCGTTTGTGATGGCAGATATTCCTGGTCTGATTGAAGGCGCGTCAGAAGGTGCAGGACTTGGTATTCGCTTCTTAAAGCATGTCGCTCGTACTCGTCGTTTGCTACACTTGGTTGATGTTAAGCCAGTTGATGGCAGTGATCCAGTACAAAATGCTCGCGTTATTCTCAATGAGCTTGAGCGTTTCTCTCCTGAGTTGGCCAATTTACCTCAAATTTTGGTATTGAATAAAATCGATCAGGTCAACGAAGAAGACTTGAACGAGCTTTGCACTCATATCGTGGCCGAACTTGGCTGGACAGGTATTGTATTTCGCACTGCCACATTGACTGGTGAAGGTGTTGATGCCGTCAAATATCATCTAATGAATGAGATTGAGCGTGAGCGCGAACGTGAGATAGAAGATCCTATCTTCGCTGAAGCACAGAAAGAACGTTTCGAGCGTTTAGAAGCTGAAGTACGCTTAAATACCGAAGCACAGCGTGAAGCGTATCGTGCAGCACGCAGGGCGGCGCGCGAAGGTTTAGACTTGTCTGATTTTGATGGCGATGACGACGATGGAGTTGAGGTGGTGTACGTTCCTTAAACCAATACGCTTGAGTAAGTATATTTGAATTTTTTAAATAATCCCCGTAATCAATTCGTATAATAAATAGGAGTTTATATGGCAGTTGACATAGCAAATACGACCGAAGAAGCAAGATTTATTAAGCAAAATCGTAACTTCGACATTCAGCGCGTTATTGTCAAGATTGGCTCATCATTATTGACAAATAATGGTCGAGGGCTAGATCGTACTGCCATATATGAATGGGCAAAGCAAATCGCAAAACTGCATAAACAAGGGGTGGAAGTATTACTGGTATCTTCGGGTGCTGTTGCCGAAGGCGTGGTACGTATGAACCTTGAGGAACGACCCAAAAAACTAGCAGCGCTACAAGCCTGTGCTTCTATTGGACAGATGGGATTGATTGAAACCTGGTGGTCAGCATTAATCCAGCATGGTATTCAAAGCTCGCAATTATTATTGACTCATGATGATTTATCTAATCGTAGCCGTTATCTTAATACAACAGGGGCGCTGACGCAGTTATTGGACTGGCGCGTATTACCTGTTATTAATGAGAATGATACCATCACGATTGATGAGATTAAATTTGGCGATAATGATACATTGGGTGCGATGGCGGCT
This is a stretch of genomic DNA from Psychrobacter alimentarius. It encodes these proteins:
- a CDS encoding glyceraldehyde-3-phosphate dehydrogenase yields the protein MFLVSNADTLRQLHQDHLSNYNNQEQKAIELIGLLNKLYNEQDVQVTLFGDTLNTTSTGQILALHQKTALRNQTAKAIDIADTLAMVKALAANDSLQSAQVDVGQLIANDSDLQTALQAVNTDSNTVNAAADTVLYGFGRIGRILTRLLLSQASSAKGLQLKAIVVRPAAAGDLAKRASLLERDSIHGSFAGGVVVDEQNNGLIINGRFVQVIYANDPSDIDYTAYGIDNALVIDNTGIWKDEAGLGKHLQSTGVKKVLLTAPAGGNIKNVVYNVNNDTVGEDTIVSAASCTTNAITPTLKVLNDEYGIENGHVETIHSFTNDQNLIDNYHKADRRGRSAVLNMVITSTGAAKAVGKALPELSGKLTGNAIRVPTPNVSLAILNLNLKTAPKSVEALNEFLRNISNSSTWQTQIAYTDSTEAVSTDFVGDTHVGIVDAQATILTDNHAIVYIWYDNEVGYSTQVLRLATQMAGISYTQIPA
- the cgtA gene encoding Obg family GTPase CgtA; amino-acid sequence: MRFIDEAVVTVKAGDGGNGIASFRREKYVPRGGPDGGDGGKGGDVYVIAEDNTNTLVDYRYTRRHDAMRAENGHSRNCSGKGSDDLYLPVPVGTTVVDTETDEVLGDLIEIGQTLLIAKGGDGGLGNTHFKSSTNQAPRKATSGFEGELKVLKFELKVVADVGLIGLPNAGKSTFIRQVSAARPKVADYPFTTLVPNLGVVDIGRHRSFVMADIPGLIEGASEGAGLGIRFLKHVARTRRLLHLVDVKPVDGSDPVQNARVILNELERFSPELANLPQILVLNKIDQVNEEDLNELCTHIVAELGWTGIVFRTATLTGEGVDAVKYHLMNEIEREREREIEDPIFAEAQKERFERLEAEVRLNTEAQREAYRAARRAAREGLDLSDFDGDDDDGVEVVYVP